The following are encoded in a window of Verrucomicrobiia bacterium genomic DNA:
- a CDS encoding class I fructose-bisphosphate aldolase: MTTTETYLADKAESLLRFNNPKISKERLHLPGPDVVDRFFAPSNRNNRVMGNLQRMFGHGRLANTGYLSILPVDQGIEHSAGASFAKNPDYFDPENIVKLAIEGGCNAVASTFGVLGAVSRKYAHKIPFLVKINHNELLTYPNKFDQIMFGTIKDAADMGAAAVGATIYFGSDNATRQIVEVAQAFAMAHELGMGTVLWCYLRNNAFKQDKDYHVSADLTGQANHLGCTIQADIIKQKLPENNGGFKALNSGNSSYGKLDERIYTELTSDHPIDLCRYQVANCYMGRAGLINSGGESKGAADVANAVATAVINKRAGGMGLISGRKAFQRPLKEGAALLNAVQDVYLDKSVTVA; the protein is encoded by the coding sequence ATGACAACTACTGAAACCTATTTGGCCGACAAAGCGGAATCTCTCCTCCGCTTCAACAACCCTAAAATCAGCAAGGAACGCCTGCATCTGCCCGGTCCCGATGTCGTGGATCGTTTCTTCGCCCCGAGCAATCGCAACAACCGCGTCATGGGCAATCTCCAGCGCATGTTCGGCCACGGCCGCCTGGCGAACACCGGTTACCTCTCCATCCTCCCGGTGGACCAGGGCATCGAACATTCCGCCGGCGCGAGCTTCGCGAAAAACCCCGATTATTTCGATCCCGAAAACATCGTCAAACTTGCCATTGAAGGCGGCTGCAATGCCGTCGCTTCGACCTTCGGCGTGCTTGGCGCTGTTTCCCGCAAATACGCGCACAAGATTCCCTTTCTCGTCAAAATCAATCACAACGAACTGCTCACCTATCCGAACAAGTTCGATCAAATTATGTTCGGCACCATCAAGGATGCCGCGGACATGGGCGCAGCCGCCGTCGGCGCCACCATTTATTTCGGCTCGGACAACGCCACGCGCCAGATCGTCGAAGTCGCCCAGGCCTTTGCGATGGCCCACGAACTCGGCATGGGCACGGTTCTCTGGTGTTACCTCCGCAATAATGCCTTTAAGCAGGACAAAGATTATCACGTCTCCGCCGACCTTACCGGCCAGGCCAACCACCTCGGCTGCACCATCCAGGCCGACATCATCAAACAGAAATTGCCCGAGAACAACGGCGGCTTCAAGGCGCTCAACAGCGGCAATTCCAGTTACGGCAAACTCGACGAGCGCATCTATACCGAGCTTACCAGCGATCATCCGATTGACCTTTGCCGCTATCAGGTCGCAAATTGTTATATGGGCCGCGCCGGTCTCATCAACAGCGGCGGCGAATCCAAAGGCGCGGCGGATGTCGCCAACGCCGTGGCCACCGCCGTCATCAACAAGCGCGCGGGCGGCATGGGCCTCATCTCCGGCCGGAAGGCGTTTCAACGCCCGCTCAAGGAAGGCGCCGCGCTGCTCAATGCCGTGCAGGACGTTTATCTCGATAAATCCGTGACTGTCGCTTAA
- a CDS encoding MarR family transcriptional regulator, translating to MNEAKPWYEEIVLPALLRHARAVYGIAMRAALAEAGFDDIPKNGLYVIGGLALGAGDVPLGQLVEELAVSKQAAGQLVDTLVLRGYLERAVDTEDRRKLTVTLTERGKAAAATQTVAREKIDAELLARMGGEAIHLTRQTLAVLINLGQEQRKNQPPHSH from the coding sequence ATGAATGAAGCAAAACCTTGGTATGAAGAAATTGTATTGCCCGCGTTGCTCCGGCACGCCCGCGCAGTTTATGGAATAGCCATGCGCGCCGCACTGGCCGAAGCCGGATTCGATGACATTCCCAAAAACGGTCTCTATGTGATCGGTGGCTTGGCGCTCGGCGCGGGCGACGTGCCTCTGGGCCAGCTTGTCGAGGAACTGGCCGTGTCCAAACAGGCAGCGGGTCAGCTTGTGGACACACTCGTCTTGCGCGGCTACCTCGAACGCGCTGTGGACACCGAAGACCGCCGCAAACTCACCGTCACCCTCACCGAGCGCGGCAAGGCCGCGGCCGCGACGCAGACAGTGGCGCGAGAAAAAATTGATGCTGAATTACTCGCGCGCATGGGCGGCGAAGCGATTCACCTTACCCGCCAAACTCTCGCCGTCCTAATCAACCTGGGACAGGAACAAAGGAAGAACCAACCGCCGCACTCTCATTAA
- a CDS encoding aspartyl/asparaginyl beta-hydroxylase domain-containing protein has protein sequence MDEPLASGASPASPKPAVDLCNRKHTLNVSRGLVGRSLIALQNGIESGVAKVSVNGDPPIYDSKTFPWAAEVEAGWKSVRAELDQVMKYRDQIPSFHEIMKEVTTITTDANWKTYFLAGIGMDCAENARRCPETMKVLAKIPGMKTAFFSILSPRKHIPAHRGAYNGILRLHLGLLVPEPREQCRIRIGNDYRSWTEGKTLIFDDTFNHEVWNDTDGYRVVLFVDFARPLKFPFHQMNEALLNVGTLAPFLREAGAKQKKWEKGFYKKK, from the coding sequence GTGGACGAGCCGCTTGCATCGGGCGCAAGTCCCGCGTCACCCAAGCCTGCGGTGGATCTTTGCAACCGCAAGCACACGCTTAATGTCTCGCGTGGGCTTGTCGGTCGCAGTCTGATCGCGTTGCAAAACGGAATCGAAAGCGGCGTCGCCAAAGTTTCGGTCAATGGCGACCCGCCGATCTACGACAGCAAAACCTTCCCGTGGGCCGCTGAAGTCGAGGCCGGTTGGAAATCTGTCCGCGCCGAATTGGATCAGGTCATGAAATATCGTGACCAGATTCCGAGCTTCCACGAGATCATGAAGGAAGTCACCACCATCACCACCGACGCGAATTGGAAAACCTATTTCCTCGCCGGCATCGGAATGGACTGTGCGGAAAACGCGCGGCGTTGTCCTGAGACAATGAAAGTGCTCGCGAAAATTCCGGGCATGAAGACCGCGTTCTTCTCCATCCTCTCGCCGCGCAAACACATTCCGGCGCATCGCGGCGCTTACAATGGCATCCTGCGCCTGCACCTCGGCCTGCTTGTGCCCGAGCCGCGCGAGCAATGCCGCATCCGCATCGGCAACGATTACCGCAGTTGGACCGAAGGCAAAACCCTCATATTCGACGACACTTTCAACCACGAAGTCTGGAATGATACCGACGGCTACCGCGTCGTCCTCTTCGTGGATTTCGCGCGCCCACTAAAATTCCCCTTCCACCAGATGAACGAAGCCCTGCTGAACGTCGGAACCCTCGCCCCCTTCCTCCGTGAAGCCGGCGCGAAACAAAAAAAGTGGGAAAAAGGTTTTTACAAGAAAAAGTGA
- the yihA gene encoding ribosome biogenesis GTP-binding protein YihA/YsxC codes for MNISSAIFDCSSPDLDSCPDESLPEFAFIGRSNVGKSSLLNMLLDKPGLAKVSPTPGHTKMINMFTVNRTWRLVDLPGYGYAQVARADKSQFNRAVNDYLEHRPNLFCVFALIDSGLPAQQIDVDFVQWLTDKSLPFVLVFTKLDKVSAKEAETNIASFTKRISTWFEQLPTIFTSSATTGKGREELLKVIGEELAAIKARPVSTEAAPVTGPKLGAPSNRKKRPDQNRPW; via the coding sequence GTGAATATTTCATCCGCCATTTTTGATTGCAGTTCTCCCGATCTGGATTCGTGCCCCGATGAGTCTTTGCCGGAATTCGCCTTCATCGGGCGCTCGAATGTCGGCAAATCATCGCTGCTGAACATGCTTTTGGATAAGCCCGGCCTGGCGAAGGTTTCGCCCACTCCGGGGCACACCAAAATGATCAATATGTTCACGGTGAACCGCACCTGGCGGCTGGTGGATCTGCCCGGCTACGGTTATGCCCAAGTTGCCCGCGCCGATAAATCCCAGTTCAACCGCGCGGTGAACGATTACCTGGAGCATCGGCCAAATCTTTTCTGTGTGTTCGCGCTCATTGATTCTGGATTGCCAGCGCAACAAATTGATGTGGACTTTGTGCAATGGCTCACGGACAAGTCTCTCCCATTTGTCCTCGTGTTCACAAAGTTGGACAAGGTATCGGCCAAGGAGGCAGAAACGAATATCGCGTCATTCACCAAACGCATTTCGACATGGTTCGAGCAACTGCCGACGATATTCACCTCTTCCGCAACCACCGGGAAGGGACGGGAGGAATTATTGAAAGTAATCGGCGAAGAATTGGCGGCGATAAAAGCTCGCCCGGTTTCCACCGAAGCAGCGCCCGTCACAGGTCCAAAACTCGGCGCTCCAAGCAATCGCAAAAAACGTCCCGATCAGAATCGCCCGTGGTAG
- a CDS encoding PAS domain S-box protein, protein MNTASKTRPLSPWQNVSVAFVVSIAMVLITTLLLGTFGILNYVSERTRLEAELQSDISLDGDQFSAALALPIWNFDRAQIDKVIESMMRDQVISGVMIRLNDANKTVFARARDKNGRPVTLSGPFPAQGLVTDQRDIDFNGTTLGNMKLFGTPRFMNAVLNRTLRSTFLNIFILDVVLTVSLYLLLWHRVLKPLREIEGYAKVVSSGTRSTQEFRSGRYEGELESLRASIEKMIALLDARYDALRKHEAMLLEVLNSVPQYIFWKDLNSVYLGCNKVFAEAAGLPSPQQVIGKTDFDLPWTPEEAETCRRHDREVVTLGSPRQHIIERAHLPSGARVLLDTSKILLRDGEGQPYGILGVYNDITEQKRADLALARQIAFDEIIQRRLARFANSVGSELDDHIQDTLREMAQFIGADMAFVLQFAPDCLTFSSTHVWYAPGIPSRGGRFQKVPMDRNPWAVKTLIAEEVINVSRLDELPPEAANGRAVWEAEGFKSVLQVPLSGRGGRVNGSVGLVTTTREITWVQTDIQRLKIVSNAIANALERSEAEAALRRSEVRYRTLFEAAQDAILISNGECIVDCNPCALEMFGCTRLELIGESPLRFSPARQPDGHESVIKGREKILAALAGEPQHFEWRHCRRDDTPFEAEVSLNRIDLDHQSFMLGIVRNITERKRAEAAIRESEAKFSTAFRASPDPMSIVELETSRIVDTNEVFERAFGWRREQVIGVSTVDLGLWADPEDRNHFLVKLNQCGSVKDFPTIVKTREGRIYDCLVSAEVAEINGRKSMIVVSQDITKRKQAEQRLEKSRLQLRALSARLQSLREEERTHLAREIHDHLGQLLTALKLDLRSIERKLPALGDATLIAGLNGKLASARELTDETIKSIQQIASELRPAILDRLGLEAAIESETQAFQSRTGVQCESQLPGESIATAPELATAVFRIFQEILTNIARHAHATHVQVNLHRENGSLVLKVEDDGVGMQNSDLDNPKSLGLLGMQERAEILGGQMSYGSANGKGTLVTMRIPLNGKAGHQS, encoded by the coding sequence ATGAACACAGCATCGAAAACCCGGCCGCTCAGTCCCTGGCAAAACGTCTCCGTGGCCTTCGTCGTCAGCATAGCGATGGTTTTAATCACCACGCTGTTGCTCGGCACTTTCGGCATCCTCAATTATGTTTCCGAACGCACGCGGCTGGAGGCGGAATTGCAGAGCGATATTTCTCTCGACGGCGACCAGTTCTCAGCCGCGCTGGCTTTGCCCATCTGGAATTTCGACCGTGCGCAAATTGACAAGGTTATTGAAAGCATGATGCGAGACCAGGTCATTTCCGGCGTCATGATCCGTCTCAACGATGCCAATAAAACTGTTTTTGCGCGCGCGCGCGATAAGAACGGGCGACCTGTCACATTGAGCGGGCCATTCCCGGCGCAAGGGCTGGTGACGGACCAGCGCGACATTGATTTTAACGGGACGACGCTGGGAAATATGAAACTTTTCGGCACGCCCCGGTTTATGAATGCCGTGCTCAACCGCACCTTGCGCTCGACGTTTTTAAATATCTTCATCCTCGATGTCGTGCTGACGGTCAGCCTGTATCTGCTTTTGTGGCACCGCGTGCTCAAGCCGTTGCGGGAAATCGAAGGTTACGCCAAGGTCGTCAGTTCGGGCACTCGCTCGACGCAGGAATTCCGCTCCGGCAGATACGAAGGTGAACTCGAAAGTTTGCGCGCCTCAATCGAAAAAATGATTGCCTTGCTCGATGCGCGTTACGACGCCTTGCGGAAACATGAGGCAATGCTTTTGGAAGTGCTCAACTCCGTGCCGCAGTACATTTTTTGGAAAGATCTCAATAGCGTTTACCTGGGATGCAACAAAGTTTTTGCGGAAGCCGCGGGCTTGCCCAGTCCGCAACAAGTCATCGGCAAGACGGACTTTGATCTCCCCTGGACACCCGAGGAGGCGGAGACATGCCGCCGCCATGATCGCGAAGTGGTCACTCTGGGAAGTCCGCGCCAGCACATCATCGAACGGGCGCATTTGCCGAGCGGCGCCCGCGTGCTGCTGGACACTTCCAAAATCCTGCTCCGCGACGGGGAAGGCCAGCCTTATGGAATCCTGGGAGTGTATAATGACATCACCGAGCAAAAACGCGCGGATCTGGCGCTTGCCCGGCAAATAGCTTTTGATGAAATCATCCAGCGGCGGCTGGCGCGCTTTGCCAACAGTGTCGGTTCTGAATTGGATGATCATATTCAGGATACTTTGCGGGAGATGGCGCAATTCATCGGCGCGGACATGGCTTTCGTCCTTCAATTCGCGCCGGACTGTCTAACTTTTAGTTCCACCCATGTTTGGTATGCCCCGGGCATTCCGAGCCGCGGAGGCAGGTTTCAAAAAGTTCCAATGGATCGGAATCCCTGGGCCGTGAAAACGCTGATCGCCGAAGAAGTCATCAACGTCAGTCGCCTGGATGAACTGCCGCCGGAGGCCGCCAATGGTCGCGCCGTGTGGGAGGCGGAGGGATTCAAGTCCGTCCTTCAGGTTCCCTTGAGCGGACGAGGCGGGAGAGTCAATGGCAGCGTCGGCCTCGTCACCACAACGCGGGAGATCACCTGGGTGCAGACCGATATTCAGCGATTAAAAATCGTCAGCAACGCGATTGCCAATGCCCTTGAACGCAGCGAGGCCGAGGCCGCGCTTCGCCGAAGTGAAGTCCGCTATCGCACCTTGTTCGAGGCGGCGCAGGACGCCATTTTGATCAGCAACGGGGAATGCATCGTTGACTGCAATCCCTGTGCTTTGGAGATGTTTGGATGCACGCGTCTTGAACTCATCGGGGAAAGTCCGCTCCGGTTTTCTCCCGCTCGCCAGCCCGACGGGCACGAATCCGTCATCAAAGGGCGCGAAAAAATCCTCGCGGCACTCGCCGGAGAACCGCAGCATTTCGAGTGGCGGCATTGCCGGCGCGACGACACGCCGTTCGAAGCGGAAGTGAGCCTGAACCGCATTGACCTTGACCACCAATCGTTCATGCTCGGCATCGTGCGTAACATCACCGAGCGCAAGCGGGCGGAGGCCGCCATCCGGGAATCGGAGGCAAAATTCTCCACGGCGTTTCGCGCCAGCCCGGATCCAATGAGCATCGTCGAATTGGAAACTTCGCGCATCGTAGATACCAACGAAGTTTTTGAGCGCGCTTTTGGCTGGCGGCGGGAACAGGTGATCGGAGTTTCGACCGTTGACCTTGGTCTTTGGGCAGACCCGGAAGATCGCAACCATTTTCTCGTTAAGCTTAACCAGTGCGGCTCGGTGAAGGATTTTCCCACAATCGTGAAAACGCGTGAAGGGCGTATTTATGATTGTCTCGTCTCGGCGGAAGTGGCGGAGATCAACGGGCGAAAAAGCATGATCGTCGTTTCGCAGGACATCACCAAGCGCAAGCAGGCCGAGCAGCGGTTGGAAAAATCCCGCCTCCAGCTTCGCGCGCTTTCGGCCCGCCTCCAATCGCTTCGTGAAGAAGAACGCACGCATCTCGCGCGCGAAATCCATGATCATCTCGGCCAGTTGCTCACCGCGCTCAAGCTCGACCTTCGCTCAATCGAACGCAAACTCCCGGCGTTGGGCGATGCCACGCTGATCGCCGGTTTGAATGGCAAGCTTGCCTCCGCGCGCGAACTCACCGATGAGACCATCAAATCCATCCAGCAAATCGCCTCGGAATTGCGTCCGGCAATTCTGGATCGCCTTGGACTGGAAGCGGCGATTGAATCAGAGACGCAAGCCTTTCAATCGCGCACGGGCGTTCAATGCGAATCGCAGTTGCCCGGCGAATCCATCGCCACCGCGCCGGAATTGGCGACGGCCGTCTTTCGAATTTTTCAGGAAATACTCACGAACATCGCGCGGCACGCCCACGCCACGCATGTGCAGGTAAACCTTCACCGCGAAAATGGCAGCCTGGTCCTGAAAGTGGAGGACGACGGTGTGGGGATGCAAAATAGCGATCTCGATAATCCAAAGTCACTCGGCTTGCTGGGAATGCAGGAGCGCGCGGAAATTCTCGGCGGCCAAATGTCGTATGGGTCGGCCAACGGCAAAGGCACGCTGGTGACGATGCGCATTCCCCTGAACGGAAAGGCTGGTCATCAATCATGA
- a CDS encoding response regulator transcription factor, which yields MTRILLADDHTMVRKGLRETLDEELGRVTFGEASNSKEVLDLVWKNKWDLVILDINMEGRSGLEVLGEIHTASPKLPVLVLSMYPVAEFAVRALKQGAAGYLSKQSAPEDLVTAVKTVLAGRRYISAQLADRLAAELVRSSDTPLHETLSTRETQVLLMIARGKSLKEIAADLSISAKTVGTYHIRVLKKMNLKNDIELTRYALLNKLVE from the coding sequence ATGACACGAATACTTTTGGCCGACGATCATACGATGGTGAGGAAAGGGCTGAGAGAAACGCTCGACGAAGAACTTGGCCGGGTGACTTTTGGCGAGGCCAGCAACAGCAAGGAAGTTCTCGACCTCGTTTGGAAAAATAAATGGGACCTCGTCATCCTCGACATCAACATGGAAGGGCGCAGCGGACTGGAAGTGCTCGGGGAAATTCACACCGCATCGCCGAAACTTCCCGTGCTGGTTCTCAGCATGTATCCCGTGGCGGAATTCGCCGTGCGAGCTTTGAAACAGGGCGCGGCCGGTTACCTCAGCAAACAGAGCGCGCCCGAAGACCTGGTCACCGCTGTCAAAACCGTGCTCGCCGGACGCCGCTACATCAGCGCGCAACTGGCCGACCGGCTGGCGGCGGAGTTGGTGCGTTCATCCGATACGCCCTTGCACGAAACACTTTCCACGCGCGAAACTCAAGTCTTGCTCATGATTGCCCGCGGAAAATCACTCAAGGAAATCGCCGCCGACTTGTCCATCAGCGCCAAAACCGTCGGGACATACCACATCCGCGTGCTAAAAAAAATGAACCTCAAAAACGACATCGAACTCACGCGTTATGCCTTGCTGAACAAGCTCGTGGAATAG
- a CDS encoding DUF1294 domain-containing protein codes for MFNTLAFVSFGLDKWRSTQTGRRVPESFLILPAALGGWPGGLIGMKVFRHKTAKWSFRLKYMLALVPFALEVYAFICWR; via the coding sequence ATGTTCAATACACTGGCATTCGTTTCCTTTGGCCTTGACAAGTGGCGGTCAACACAGACCGGGCGTCGCGTCCCCGAATCATTTCTCATTTTGCCGGCAGCCTTGGGCGGTTGGCCGGGCGGCTTGATCGGCATGAAAGTGTTTCGGCACAAAACTGCCAAATGGAGTTTCAGACTGAAGTATATGCTCGCGCTGGTTCCGTTCGCTCTCGAAGTTTACGCGTTCATTTGCTGGCGATGA